A genomic window from Elaeis guineensis isolate ETL-2024a chromosome 3, EG11, whole genome shotgun sequence includes:
- the LOC105042295 gene encoding cation/calcium exchanger 1 — protein sequence MLSLHHDKNSLIPHNKNSNLPLLIHFPWQTVSLLHHKPRYESSEAKCTYLTSTARCDPQGYMNYLYFFYCVCGNYPALGYILLLMWLILLFYLLGNTAAHYFCSNLEGITRLLKLSPTIAGVTLLALGNGAPDIFSSIVSFMDPDTNVVGLNSILGAAFFVSCVVVGTISICVGRREIIIDKLSFIRDLGFLLFVLLVLLMIIIIGNINVFCALAFTSLYLVYVLVVSIGHFFWKEDEKKGLIDVCPPSCSAKAFSFQATEHGDLETSLLNSMAEMDESIEGRRADEPNSIKSYFKITSSTSSCFHKILYLLDLPLYLPRRLTIPDVSGQKWSKPYAVASAAFAPVLLTVIWNSKRKEKTTEERMVIYLFGGLIGMAFGTVALWKTKKDRPPTQFLCPWLAGGFLMSVVWVCIIAEELVSLLVSIGVVLEISPSLLGLSVPAWGNSLGDLVANVFVALQDEPGGAQVAISGSYGGPIFNILVGLGLSLLLSSWAAYPCPLVIPKDPTLFQTVGFLVGGLLWALLMLPCRGMKLDRVFGCGLLTIYLFFMSLRFAESLGLLQLQ from the exons ATGCTCAGTCTCCACCATGATAAAAACTCCCTAATTCCTCACAATAAGAACTCCAACCTTCCACTCCTGATCCATTTTCCATGGCAAACAGTGTCTCTGCTGCACCACAAACCAAG ATATGAAAGCTCTGAGGCAAAGTGCACCTACTTGACATCCACAGCCCGATGTGATCCCCAAGGATACATGAATTACCTCTACTTCTTCTACTGCGTTTGTGGCAATTATCCAGCTCTCGGTTACATCCTGCTGCTCATGTGGCTTATCTTGCTATTCTACCTTCTGGGCAACACAGCTGCCCATTATTTCTGCTCAAATTTAGAGGGCATAACAAGACTGCTGAAGCTATCCCCCACCATTGCTGGAGTTACACTTCTTGCCTTGGGGAATGGTGCCCCTGATATTTTCTCTAGCATTGTCTCCTTCATGGATCCGGACACCAATGTTGTTGGCCTGAACAGCATCTTGGGTGCTGCTTTCTTTGTGTCATGTGTGGTTGTAGGAACCATAAGCATCTGTGTCGGCCGTCGCGAGATCATCATCGACAAGTTGAGCTTCATCAGAGACCTAGGCTTCCTCCTCTTTGTTCTTTTGGTTCTGCTAATGATCATTATAATTGGGAACATCAATGTGTTTTGTGCACTGGCTTTCACTTCACTCTATTTGGTTTATGTGCTCGTTGTTTCTATTGGACAtttcttttggaaggaggacgaaaaGAAGGGTCTAATTGATGTATGTCCTCCATCGTGCAGCGCAAAAGCCTTTTCATTCCAAGCAACAGAGCATGGTGACTTGGAGACTTCTCTTTTAAATAGCATGGCAGAAATGGATGAATCAATCGAAGGCCGACGGGCTGATGAACCAAATTCTATCAAGAGCTATTTCAAGATCACTTCATCAACTTCCTCTTGCTTTCACAAAATTCTGTACCTTTTAGATCTACCTCTGTATCTTCCTCGGAGATTGACCATCCCCGATGTTTCCGGCCAAAAATGGTCGAAGCCATATGCAGTTGCTTCAGCAGCATTTGCACCAGTTCTTTTGACAGTCATCTGGAATtccaagaggaaagaaaagactaCAGAGGAAAGAATGGTGATCTATCTGTTTGGTGGATTAATAGGGATGGCTTTTGGTACTGTTGCATTGTGGAAAACTAAGAAGGATAGACCTCCAACACAATTTCTATGTCCATGGCTTGCAGGTGGCTTCCTTATGAGTGTTGTTTGGGTCTGTATTATTGCTGAAGAGTTGGTTTCTCTCCTAGTCTCCATTGGGGTTGTATTAGAGATAAGCCCTTCACTTTTAGGGCTCTCTGTCCCAGCCTGGGGTAATTCTTTGGGGGACTTGGTTGCCAATGTGTTTGTGGCACTGCAGGATGAGCCAGGTGGGGCCCAGGTGGCCATATCTGGATCCTATGGTGGGCCCATCTTCAACATCCTGGTGGGCCTGggcctctcccttctcctctcctcaTGGGCTGCCTACCCTTGTCCCTTGGTCATCCCAAAGGACCCCACCCTGTTTCAGACGGTGGGGTTCCTTGTTGGTGGCCTGTTGTGGGCCCTGCTGATGTTGCCTTGCAGAGGCATGAAGCTTGACCGGGTCTTTGGCTGTGGGCTCCTAactatatatcttttttttatgtCTCTAAGATTTGCAGAGTCTCTAGGGTTGCTTCAACTTCAATAG